The DNA window AGATGCACCATTATCAATGCAGAGTATAATAACCTCAAAGGAGGTGTATTGTGGCTGATTTAATTGGATTGGCGGTATTATTCCTCATCTTAGCGCTTGTCGCGTATGTATTGGGGGCGAAAGGGGTTGCCGGGTTCTCGATGACCATCGCAAAGTGGCTCGTTATCATCTTTATCATTCTTGCGATTATCTCAATTTTCCTGTAGCGGAACCTGCACCCCTTTTTGAAAAGTCCTCCTCTTCTCCGGTCAATATTTTTCCTGATTACTGTACGGAGATGTGTGTTGACCGGGTTTTTCATCGGTGTAT is part of the Methanocalculus alkaliphilus genome and encodes:
- a CDS encoding DUF1328 family protein, which produces MADLIGLAVLFLILALVAYVLGAKGVAGFSMTIAKWLVIIFIILAIISIFL